In one Yarrowia lipolytica chromosome 1A, complete sequence genomic region, the following are encoded:
- a CDS encoding uncharacterized protein (Compare to YALI0A05291g, no similarity), protein MDARTDMGSDQGPDHSPGLSNGEDADEQLEFVLEKMEIRTKFSTGVKEFDEGKKELYFKVPPRTIIGNIHSKLIHLVIENPMHHNRYAKPLGKAPLKGDDNKKQGRWSAHFRNLWVDAQATSAEDPVIPCAPQRCQEPPTLPTSPSPPQPEPASIPEDDWSCLADAVQQDIYDQEEDNEAQLQGFDDDSGRPHEGCEPEDLGETMDETSDQNSNRIPDTDSEEDQGSGIQSERESMTTTTTTTTTMTTITT, encoded by the coding sequence ATGGATGCGAGAACGGATATGGGCTCGGATCAAGGGCCAGATCACTCCCCTGGCCTTTCGAATGGCGAAGATGCCGACGAACAACTCGAATTCGtactggagaagatggagattAGGACGAAATTCAGCACAGGTGTGAAGGAATTCGACGAAGGAAAGAAGGAGTTGTATTTCAAGGTGCCTCCAAGGACAATTATTGGCAACATCCACTCGAAACTCATCCACCTGGTGATTGAGAACCCAATGCATCACAACAGATACGCGAAGCCGTTGGGCAAAGCTCCTCTCAAGGGAGACGACAATAAGAAGCAAGGGAGATGGAGTGCTCACTTCCGAAATTTATGGGTTGATGCCCAAGCAACGAGTGCCGAAGATCCTGTGATTCCATGTGCTCCACAACGTTGCCAGGAACCACCCACTCTTCCAACTAGCCCCTCCCCTCCTCAACCAGAGCCTGCTTCAATCCCGGAGGACGATTGGAGTTGTCTTGCTGACGCAGTCCAACAAGACATCTatgaccaagaagaagacaacGAAGCCCAACTCCAAGGGTTCGATGACGATTCAGGAAGACCCCACGAAGGATGCGAACCCGAAGATCTTGGAGAGACCATGGACGAGACGTCAGATCAGAATTCGAATAGGATTCCAGATACCGATTCGGAGGAGGATCAGGGCTCGGGGATTCAAAGTGAAAGGGAAtcgatgacgacgacgacgacgacgacgacgacgatgacaaCGATAACAACATAA
- a CDS encoding uncharacterized protein (Compare to YALI0A05247g, weakly similar to uniprot|P53599 Saccharomyces cerevisiae YNR031c SSK2 MAP kinase kinase kinase of the high osmolarity signal transduction pathway, similar to Saccharomyces cerevisiae SSK22 (YCR073C) and SSK2 (YNR031C); ancestral locus Anc_6.341) codes for MDDGKNKPVRTKSMSDHPEKTSVSSGARRSPLHTPIHSPALPQGGLVGATSTTPIVTSPLSVLPKTPGADKIMSMPNVSAPTLAIPETNGARAIGAALAGATAAGRKRSGSLDAPSAATVTRGGTTSPLLCNSAYSPHPGSSSPGGYFDSNHNLSVRTLSTPASPNDNASVHPVTPQTVPATNNSNTVRPKSPSRQPSNTYAPARHPSQNNQRGTRKTSQGAVPSVSGSKPSSNAQYYAQERAYLQKMRNNLADDYYTKGIPASDLDRSSDEESLSEFEGDFVGLGGVGTFFDDSGAISYPFLEAKYNADDAEKSESIRERLQWQSMLTSVLTGEVVKNEKQRLRAPPEMDKKLVAEELWMGVRAKVCGRSMDEQRRIIEYSRNTKDGILLEVVNFRAKPADEAGGRSASDQVEDLLNRLDNFEQLWRSYSLIETDKPFYGSQEFQERLTALLTWSSLTWNIGTEIRLLQQWIGNEDIDLTRPAEGNDMMADKSPFIERLLKGQDLKNIFENRVLGPLSQLVDRARTSALEYHDTFQTLGLPVLYDHIGSLARFPSLLIMEVMRTRLNYARKLANPTMMMIDQTMVDIRGYIELSLKAKERYMFFVSPTQDGPWPLKDTIGDAFDETLIDCVSFYFDLLSRKFLESSNAVFRTFKEGEQLEFQYKFLSKIGEWISGGDYLVAEQFSYLTSKLMTKLLDYWQDSLKGPASDQANEIAAFYSETAEQIRSFERNLIRFYTSMCSSYENASEYAIQPSRLGAIVNSVRRANYFLVYTGVLERDGIYVFADPSLRERPHKLKEIIRGYSRYRRPEEDSVEYDHIAHVLILCSEEPFIWEGEILNIDMPSFDLEIKMGRMRIVSEGGTHMLQLAKTQFAEVCEREFLNTVVEAKSNQLRVDHEFGRLRKLFFRLSMSVIDNVATIRHTLKGLGCQDTVQNMFVFAREFGQRGLRSLEGPKRGYVTMKLINLCIEWVSFVVDDCTSTEYRTFRYTVTALEFASVMTSGVNILAVNEEAFLRLRVKVAGCMSLLISHFDIMGARSKAKAQQKVEVTSARRKKISHMSFKDDTELMEAFRNDAVKKLEDLERKRNDLEFEHHYVGRVLDDGSADDQFLMSLASAFSNVTMRWQLGRFIGSGTFGDVYSALNLDNGEMMAVKEIRLQDAQSIRTIVKAIKDEMTVLEMLHHPNIVQYFGVEVHRDRVYLFMEICQGGSIADLLSHGRIEDEQVIQVYTFQMLQGLAYLHHAGIVHRDLKPENILLDHNGLIKFVDFGAAKVIARNGRTRAAQTGTRSKINSLTGTPMYMSPEVITGSNPGRQGAIDIWSLGCVVLEMATGRRPWSNLDNEYAIMFHIASGHMPQLPSAEQLSPEGQAFLLKCLDRDPNKRESAIELSNDPWLARVKNDHLEQLTPMGEE; via the coding sequence ATGGACGACGGCAAAAACAAGCCTGTTCGGACCAAATCAATGTCAGACCACCCGGAGAAGACAAGCGTGTCTTCGGGGGCGCGAAGATCACCACTACACACCCCCATCCACTCGCCAGCTCTCCCCCAGGGAGGCCTTGTCGGAGCAACATCGACGACACCTATCGTGACATCTCCACTGTCAGTGCTGCCCAAGACTCCCGGAGCCGACAAGATCATGTCAATGCCAAATGTTTCTGCGCCGACGCTTGCAATCCCCGAAACGAACGGAGCTCGGGCCATTGGAGCTGCTTTGGCTGGAGCCACCGCGGCAGGACGTAAACGGTCTGGGTCTCTCGACGCGCCCTCTGCAGCAACCGTGACGAGGGGAGGAACCACGTCGCCGCTGTTGTGCAATTCCGCATACAGCCCACATCCAGGAAGCTCTTCCCCAGGCGGGTACTTTGACTCCAATCACAATCTCAGCGTCAGAACACTCTCCACGCCAGCTTCACCCAACGACAATGCCTCGGTGCACCCCGTGACCCCACAGACAGTGCCTGCGACAAACAATTCAAACACCGTACGACCCAAGAGCCCCTCACGACAACCCTCCAACACCTATGCTCCTGCGCGACATCCGTCTCAAAACAACCAGCGAGGCACTCGCAAGACCAGCCAGGGAGCTGTCCCTTCTGTGTCGGGCTCCAAGCCGTCGTCCAACGCACAGTACTACGCCCAGGAGCGCGCATACCTGCAGAAAATGCGAAACAACCTTGCAGACGACTACTACACGAAAGGTATTCCTGCATCCGATCTGGATAGATCTTCGGACGAGGAGTCTCTGAGTGAGTTTGAGGGCGACTTTGTGGGACTCGGAGGAGTGGGCACATTTTTCGACGACTCTGGAGCTATTAGCTACCCGTTTCTGGAGGCCAAGTACAATGCTGATGACGCTGAAAAATCAGAGTCCATCAGAGAACGGCTTCAGTGGCAGAGCATGCTGACGTCTGTGCTCACGGGAGAGGTGGTCAAAAATGAGAAACAGCGTCTGCGAGCACCACCGGAAatggacaagaagctcgtGGCTGAAGAGTTGTGGATGGGAGTCAGAGCAAAGGTCTGTGGCCGGTCTATGGACGAGCAGCGGAGGATCATTGAGTACTCGCGAAATACTAAGGACGGAATTCTTCTGGAGGTGGTCAATTTCAGAGCTAAGCCTGCAGATGAGGCGGGAGGACGATCGGCGTCTGACCAGGTGGAGGACCTGCTGAATCGTTTGGACAATTTCGAGCAACTGTGGCGCTCGTACTCGCTCATTGAGACGGACAAGCCTTTTTACGGCAGCCAGGAGTTCCAGGAACGTCTCACAGCTCTGCTGACATGGTCTTCTCTGACCTGGAACATTGGTACGGAGATTagacttctccagcagtgGATTGGAAACGAGGACATTGATCTGACACGACCGGCCGAGGGCAACGATATGATGGCCGACAAGTCGCCGTTCATTGAGCGGCTGCTCAAGGGACAGGATCTCAAGAACATTTTCGAAAACCGAGTGCTGGGACCTCTTTCGCAGCTTGTGGATCGAGCTCGAACCTCAGCTCTGGAGTACCACGACACCTTTCAGACGCTTGGGCTGCCTGTGCTTTACGACCACATTGGATCATTGGCACGTTTCCCTTCACTTTTGATCATGGAGGTGATGCGAACCCGGCTCAACTACGCCAGAAAGCTCGCCAACCCTACTATGATGATGATCGACCAGACTATGGTCGACATTAGAGGATACATTGAGCTgtctctcaaggccaaaGAGAGATACAtgttttttgtgtctcCCACCCAGGATGGCCCTTGGCCGCTCAAGGACACCATCGGTGATGCCTTTGACGAGACTCTGATCGACTGTGTCTCTTTCTACTTTGATCTGCTGTCTCGGAAGTTTCTCGAGTCGTCCAACGCTGTGTTCCGAACATTCAAGGAGggtgagcagctcgagttCCAGTACAAGTTCTTGTCGAAGATTGGCGAGTGGATTTCCGGCGGCGATTACCTTGTTGCCGAGCAGTTTTCCTACCTAACGTCGAAGTTGATGACTAAGCTGTTAGATTACTGGCAGGATTCACTCAAGGGTCCTGCCTCTGATCAAGCTAACGAGATTGCCGCTTTCTACTCCGAAACCGCCGAGCAGATTCGATCGTTTGAGCGGAATCTTATTCGGTTCTACACCTCCATGTGTTCCTCTTACGAGAATGCTTCCGAGTACGCAATCCAGCCCTCTCGGTTGGGTGCCATTGTTAACTCAGTTCGTCGAGCCAACTACTTTCTTGTCTACACTGGAGTGCTTGAGCGAGACGGTATCTACGTGTTTGCGGATCCTTCTCTTCGAGAGCGGCCacacaagctcaaggagatcattCGTGGATACTCTCGTTACCGGCGACCTGAGGAGGACAGTGTGGAGTACGATCACATCGCACATGTGCTGATTCTATGTTCGGAAGAGCCCTTTATCTGGGAAGGAGAGATTCTCAACATTGACATGCCATCTTTTGACCTGGAAATCAAGATGGGTCGAATGCGAATCGTGTCCGAGGGAGGTACACACATGCTGCAGCTTGCCAAGACACAGTTTGCCGAGGTATGTGAGCGAGAATTTCTCAACACCGTGGTTGAAGCGAAATCCAACCAGTTGCGTGTCGATCATGAGTTCGGACGTCTTCGGAAACTCTTCTTCCGGCTCTCCATGTCGGTCATTGACAACGTGGCCACCATCAGACACACTCTCAAGGGTCTGGGATGCCAGGACACAGTGCAGAACATGTTCGTTTTCGCACGTGAGTTTGGCCAGCGAGGTCTGCGGTCACTGGAGGGACCCAAGAGAGGCTACGTGACCATGAAGCTCATCAATCTTTGTATCGAGTGGGTCTCCTTCGTGGTTGACGACTGTACTTCTACGGAGTACCGTACTTTCCGTTACACGGTGACGGCTCTTGAGTTTGCGTCTGTTATGACATCTGGCGTTAACATTCTCGCCGTCAACGAGGAGGCGTTCTTGCGGCTGCGAGTCAAGGTTGCCGGATGCATGTCTCTCTTGATTTCGCATTTCGACATTATGGGCGCTCGgtccaaggccaaggcccaGCAAAAGGTCGAGGTCACCTCTGCCCGTCGCAAGAAGATCTCGCATATGTCGTTTAAGGATGACACCGAGCTGATGGAGGCGTTCCGAAACGACGctgtcaagaagctggaggatcTGGAGCGAAAGCGAAACGACCTCGAGTTCGAGCACCATTACGTGGGTCGAGTTTTGGACGACGGGTCTGCCGATGACCAGTTCCTCATGTCGCTGGCGTCAGCCTTCTCCAACGTCACCATGCGATGGCAGCTGGGTCGGTTCATTGGTTCTGGAACCTTTGGAGACGTTTACTCTGCTCTCAATTTGGATAATGGTGAGATGATGGctgtcaaggagattcGTCTGCAGGACGCTCAGTCAATCCGAACTATcgtcaaggccatcaaggatGAAATGACAGTGTTGGAGATGCTTCACCATCCCAATATTGTGCAGTACTTTGGCGTGGAGGTCCATCGAGACAGGGTCTATCTGTTTATGGAGATTTGCCAGGGTGGGTCCATTGCCGATCTGCTGTCGCACGGTCGAATCGAAGACGAGCAGGTTATTCAGGTCTACACTTTCCAGATGCTTCAGGGTCTGGCTTACCTGCATCATGCTGGTATCGTACATCGAGATCTCAAGCCCGAGAACATTCTTCTGGACCACAATGGTCTCATCAAGTTTGTTGACTTCGGTGCAGCCAAGGTGATTGCCCGAAATGGCCGAACCCGGGCTGCCCAGACTGGAACCCGTTCCAAGATAAACTCACTGACAGGTACACCCATGTACATGTCTCCTGAGGTAATTACAGGTTCTAACCCTGGTCGACAAGGGGCAATTGATATCTGGTCTCTGGGTTGTGTGGTTTTGGAAATGGCTACTGGCAGACGACCATGGTCCAACCTGGACAATGAGTACGCCATCATGTTCCATATTGCCTCTGGACACATGCCCCAACTGCCTAGTGCTGAGCAGTTGTCCCCCGAGGGTCAGGCGTTCCTGCTAAAGTGTCTGGATAGAGACCCCAACAAGCGAGAGAGCGCCATCGAGCTGTCCAACGACCCCTGGTTAGCCCGAGTCAAGAATGATCATCTGGAGCAGTTGACTCCTATGGGAGAGGAGTAG